A stretch of the Vibrio aphrogenes genome encodes the following:
- a CDS encoding aldo/keto reductase, whose product MKEKQEKKKEIAPNGPHFSELVQGYWRLGDWGMSPQQRLTFLKQHVELGVTTVDHADIYGYYQCEQLFGEALALDKSMRDTIEIVTKCDIKLCGEKNPDWKVNHYNTSKAHIIESVNRSLARLNVDNIDVLLLHRPDALMDADEVAEAFSELKQAGKVNDFGVSNFTPRQFELLQSRLEAPLVTNQVEINPINFEVVHDGTLDLLQQLRVKPMAWSCLAGGSIFHGQEAQYVRVREELEAIRQEVGASTIEQVIYAWIRRLPSDPLPIIGSGKIERVQTAVEALSIELTREQWFRIWIASKGHGVP is encoded by the coding sequence ATTAAAGAAAAACAAGAAAAAAAGAAGGAAATAGCCCCTAATGGACCTCATTTTTCAGAATTAGTGCAAGGGTATTGGCGTTTAGGGGATTGGGGAATGTCGCCCCAACAACGGTTAACCTTTCTTAAACAGCATGTTGAGTTAGGGGTCACTACGGTTGACCATGCTGATATTTATGGTTATTACCAGTGTGAGCAATTGTTTGGTGAAGCGTTAGCATTAGATAAAAGCATGCGCGATACCATTGAAATTGTGACTAAATGCGACATTAAATTATGTGGAGAGAAAAATCCTGATTGGAAAGTGAATCACTATAACACCAGTAAAGCACATATTATTGAATCAGTTAATCGGTCTTTAGCGCGTTTGAATGTGGATAATATTGATGTTTTGCTTCTTCATCGTCCTGATGCCTTGATGGATGCCGATGAAGTCGCGGAAGCTTTTTCTGAGTTAAAACAAGCCGGCAAAGTGAATGATTTTGGCGTGTCGAATTTTACTCCTCGTCAATTTGAATTATTACAATCGCGTTTAGAAGCACCGTTAGTCACTAACCAAGTGGAAATCAACCCCATTAATTTTGAAGTAGTACACGATGGAACCTTAGATCTCTTGCAGCAGTTACGAGTGAAGCCCATGGCGTGGTCATGCTTAGCGGGAGGTTCAATCTTCCATGGTCAAGAAGCGCAATATGTGCGAGTGCGTGAAGAGTTAGAAGCCATTCGTCAAGAAGTTGGAGCAAGTACGATTGAACAAGTGATTTATGCTTGGATTCGGCGTTTACCTTCTGATCCACTACCGATTATCGGATCGGGTAAGATTGAGCGTGTACAAACGGCAGTTGAGGCATTGAGCATTGAATTGACACGTGAACAATGGTTCCGTATATGGATTGCCTCAAAGGGACATGGCGTGCCATAA
- a CDS encoding TolC family outer membrane protein, whose amino-acid sequence MIRIPKIKHLAILISCQMVVLPSYAQSLEQAIATALATNPNIQSTYNEFISQKETSRASTGKYLPSIDLEAGVGYEDYDNSEGTQGEFNPRYAQISIRQLLWDGSSTYNDIQRTKSEAESERYQLLADAQDMALSTVEAYINVIQAQEIVTLSQTNFDVHMRIYKDIKKRTDSGLSSTADLIQVEGRVAQANTNLLSAQSNLNDKITAFVKIVGTYPKDLKKPKVDTTYVATSLNDALEKAKANNPTMYLAYHDVEAAKYQYEQTKGTLLPSFSVEGSQKYGEELDGSEGDTDELKVMLKMNYNLYNGGSDAAESRSAASQINKAKNVRDNAYRLLEESTRLSWTAKQLAESQEKFLEQHVDASAKTIIAYEKQYKIGKRTLLDLLNTENELFESRKAYLAAHYSGLIAEYRLLNSTGLLLNELRVAIPEEWAKSSK is encoded by the coding sequence ATGATAAGAATTCCAAAAATAAAACATTTAGCAATTCTCATTAGTTGCCAAATGGTTGTTTTGCCCAGCTATGCGCAATCTCTTGAACAAGCGATTGCCACCGCTTTGGCAACAAACCCTAATATCCAATCAACTTATAATGAGTTTATTAGCCAAAAAGAAACCAGCCGAGCTTCAACTGGCAAATATTTACCTTCTATCGATTTAGAAGCAGGAGTTGGCTACGAGGACTATGATAATAGCGAAGGGACACAAGGTGAGTTTAACCCTCGATATGCCCAAATCAGTATTCGCCAATTATTATGGGATGGTTCGAGTACTTACAATGATATTCAACGGACAAAATCCGAAGCAGAGTCGGAGCGTTATCAACTACTCGCCGATGCTCAAGATATGGCATTGTCTACCGTTGAAGCCTATATTAATGTCATTCAAGCACAAGAAATTGTTACCCTGTCACAGACAAATTTTGATGTCCACATGCGCATTTATAAAGACATCAAGAAACGAACAGATTCAGGATTAAGCTCCACCGCCGATCTTATCCAAGTTGAAGGCCGTGTCGCACAAGCCAATACCAACCTTTTATCGGCACAAAGCAACTTAAACGATAAAATTACCGCTTTTGTCAAAATAGTCGGTACTTATCCAAAAGATTTGAAAAAACCGAAAGTAGACACCACTTACGTTGCCACTTCTTTGAATGATGCTCTTGAAAAAGCCAAAGCTAATAACCCAACCATGTATTTAGCTTATCATGACGTAGAAGCTGCCAAATATCAGTATGAACAAACCAAAGGCACACTTTTACCTTCATTCAGCGTTGAAGGGTCACAAAAATACGGCGAAGAACTTGATGGTTCGGAAGGCGATACTGATGAATTAAAAGTCATGCTTAAAATGAACTACAACCTCTATAACGGTGGTAGTGATGCCGCAGAAAGCCGCTCTGCCGCCAGTCAAATTAATAAAGCTAAAAATGTGCGTGATAATGCTTATCGTCTCTTAGAAGAAAGCACTCGTTTATCTTGGACAGCGAAACAGCTTGCAGAATCTCAAGAAAAATTTTTAGAGCAACATGTTGATGCTTCAGCTAAAACAATCATTGCTTATGAGAAACAATACAAAATCGGTAAACGAACCTTACTTGATCTCTTAAATACCGAAAACGAATTATTTGAGTCCCGTAAAGCTTATTTAGCTGCACACTATTCAGGATTAATCGCGGAATACCGCTTATTAAACTCTACAGGTCTTCTATTGAATGAACTACGTGTTGCCATCCCTGAAGAATGGGCAAAATCATCTAAATAA
- a CDS encoding OmpA family protein, with protein MKRIIFSLLVLSLTACSSLETEQPPTAFHSRDLSDSDADGVINARDLCADTPKHAVIDNNGCPIVKYSEEENKLHILFANDSDVIPTAYNAHIKKMSAFLAKYPQTHIVLNGYASPVGPTEHNRDLSNRRAANVYEALVSAGVSPERIKTIGYGDSDPVQAQTTAETMTLSRRVTASVVGMESNVVESWSIYDQRKD; from the coding sequence ATGAAACGTATTATATTTTCTTTATTGGTGTTATCTCTTACTGCTTGTTCAAGCTTAGAAACAGAGCAACCACCGACGGCATTCCATTCTCGAGATCTGAGTGATTCTGATGCCGACGGTGTTATTAATGCTCGAGATTTATGTGCCGATACACCTAAACATGCCGTAATTGATAACAACGGCTGCCCAATTGTGAAATACTCAGAAGAAGAAAACAAATTACACATACTTTTTGCTAATGATTCTGATGTTATTCCTACTGCATACAATGCTCACATTAAAAAGATGAGTGCTTTTCTCGCTAAATATCCACAAACCCATATCGTGCTAAATGGTTATGCAAGCCCAGTTGGACCAACAGAGCATAACCGCGATTTGTCTAACCGTCGTGCTGCTAATGTCTATGAAGCTTTAGTGTCTGCGGGAGTGAGTCCAGAGCGAATTAAAACCATAGGTTATGGCGATAGCGATCCTGTTCAAGCCCAAACAACCGCCGAAACTATGACACTCAGCCGTCGAGTAACGGCATCTGTGGTTGGTATGGAAAGTAATGTCGTAGAAAGCTGGTCTATTTACGATCAAAGAAAAGATTAA